The Portunus trituberculatus isolate SZX2019 chromosome 27, ASM1759143v1, whole genome shotgun sequence DNA window CATCACCAGCCTTAAAGAGAAGTCGAAAAGAGGAAGTCCCGAAGTTAGAAAGGAAGTCGGGAAGTCTCGCAGTGAAGGGAAAGGTGCTGTAGCCCTGCTTGAAGATAAATCATcaagagaagtggaagaaaaggttAGCGAAGTTCTCAAGAAGAAAATCTCAAGACGTCAGTAAAATAAAGACTACCATCACGtctaaaaaaaaaccctgaaagCAACATAGTACAGTCAGGTTAACCAGCACATTCAAGGCTTTCAGTGTGAGGATGCAGCCCCGTAATGTGGTGCCTCTGTGGGTCCTGGCCAGTCTGCTCATGTGGATGGAAGCAGACGCCGAGTCAGTGAGGACCGATTGCAATAGAACCATTCTCAGCATCACCATTTTTTGCAAGATTGTAAGTTTGGGTGTGTTAAGCGATGTGCTGGTGAGAGAATgttcgtgagtgagtgagtgagtgagtgagccttcgaggtgtgtgtgtgtgtgtgtgtgtgtgtgtgtgtgtatgtgtgtgtttcactgtttgatctgctgcagtctctgacgagacagccagacgttaccctacggaacgagctcagagctcattatttccgatcttcggataggcctgagaccaggcacacaccacacaccgggacaacaaggtcacaactcctcgatttacattccgtacctactcactactaggtgaacaggggctacacgtgaaaggagacacacccaaatatctccacccggccggggaatcgaaccctggtcctctggcttgtgtgtgtgtgtgtgtgtgtgtgtgtgtatgggtgggtgtgtgtgtgtatgggtgggtgtgtgtgtgtgtgtgtgtgtgtgtgtgtgtgtatgtgtgtgtgtgtgtgtggagatagaaagagagagggggaagagagaaagtgtgagGATACGTGGGGAAGTTAGATTAGTCCTGAAGAAAAACTGGTGAGGTCATTCAAaattaatgctctctctctctctctctctctctctctctctctctctctctctctctctctctctcaggaggtgCATCATATGGGGTCACTGCCTAACCGCTATTCCACGGAGGCTGACAGGGAGCAGCTCAAGAGACAGATCTGCCCATGCAAGGATTTCGAAGTGCACGGCGCCTGCCCGACCTTCATTCGCAACCTTGCCAAGCGGTACTCCCCGGACATCATGTGCATTGGCCACAGGAACAGGAAACCACAGCCCGAGATTGTAGTGTCTAATAGGACagatgtgaaggaggaaggcacTGCTTTGTAACtcaatggagggaaggagggagggagtagaaAGGATTAAGGGTTCTCCTATGGATTTGGCTATGTGTTGATGATGTACGACTACTGATACTGATGctgatataattttttgtttctcaccacgtgtgtgtgtgtgtgtgtgtgtgtgtgtgtgtgtgtgtgtgtgtgtgtgtgtgatacttgTATATTTATAGTATACAAGGCCTGCATGACTCTCTTTTAGTCCTTTGCTATATTCATAATTTACCgagtctctctcttcattccggGCACACTCTTTGCCGCCTCGTGTTCATGGTGCGGTGCGGTGGGGACAAAATATTTCGCTTTCCATGAACAAAGTATTTGTGGTGCAGTTGGGCCTCTGAAAGGGATGGCCATgaatttaagtgtgttttgtattttcataATCAGTTAAATGTGGGGAAATATGTAAAGGATTTGTATGAAATTCAGAGTTATATTTACGGTTGGGGGAAAATGTGCAATTCTCACGCGGTGGATGATTAGCAGAGCAgtaaaacgctctctctctctctctctctctctctctctctctctctctctctctctctctctctctctctcttcatacagGGAACGGGTGATATCAATAAATAATATGTTTGATCCTGCATTAGTTCCCTTCTTGAACTCCAAAATTGTACTAATGAAAATATGTTCAAGTGAATGGATGGATGCATTCAGGGTGCGGGGCGCGGGCCACGGGGCGCGGGGCGTGGGGTGCGGGTCAGCTTGGCGGTGAACTATGACGGGTATCCACGAGGCAAGAATATGATCGTAATAAAAATTATCGTAACAAAATATCCaaatattaaaaacaataatgaaaaaagtttaCTAAGATATCTACATGtcgaaaacaaaaaacagagaaCTGCGAAAGATCAAGTTCGAGGGGCAGGTAGTGCAGGCGGCACAGGGCGTCATAGAACGCCTGCTGGTCTGCGTCACGCGCTGCCGCCCCATCATGAACACCTACATAGGCCCAGAAACTGTGCGGTACTGCGTGGAGGCCACACGTGCCTTCACGGAGCTGTCCTCCAGCGTGCTGCACGAACTGCCGGCCCTCAACTAcaccacggagatgattagggACTTCCGCAAGCGTGGCGCGAGGATGGTGATCGACCTGCTGCAGGACCACTTTGTGGAGAGAGTGGTGATGCACCAGGACCCCCTCGTGGGGGCCACGATGCTGACGGCGGTGGTGTGTCTGCTAGAGCAGGAGGGCGTGGCGCGGGACGAGGCCGTAGGGCGCGTCCTGGACAGCATCCTCCTCATGCTGGGCCAGACAGATTACTTGCCGGAATATCTATTGAACTACTTAGAAGCTGAACAAACCTACAATGATGAGGTGACGGTCTACAACACTCTGCATGGCGCCCTGCTGGGAGACCTTGAGGACGCCTCCCCCACCCCCCGCTGCTAGTCCTGCCATCCTCACCGCCCTAATGTAAACTGTTCTTATCAATGGCGCTGCTTGCTGAtacggtgaaaaaaaatagatgcttACAGACGTGGCCGCGCTCAGCCAGACGCTGCTTGCCTTCCTGCATTACTGTCGCTGCGAGACACGCGTCACCACCGGCGGACAGCAGCAGCCATACATTGCCAAGCTATGGGCCAGCATGTTCCTCACAGCTTGGCGGTCACTCATGCGGCGCCAACAACAACTATCACGTCAGTTTCTTGTTACACCAGTGCTCCAGTCACTCTTTCGTCTTTGCTTTCTGTGCCTTCTAAATAAAcaggaataaatagatagacaaataaacaaatagagagaTCAATATACTCAGCGATTCAGTAAGCCTCGCAGTGATCCGGGCAGCAGCGTGGTTGGTGACCCTGGGCTTCTTCACACACCGGGTCATCGAGGCTGATGTATGTGTGTCACGAAGGCTTAGCGTTGTACGTAGGCTTGTGTACACTGCCATGCTCCTGACGTCACCACTCCTAGCACGTCACGTACAACAGATTTATTTACTCACTCCGTCACCAGCTGCTTTTATTTGCTTATCGCGTTACTGCCAATGCGTtaaagacttgagagagagagagagagagagagagagagagagagagagagagagagatttttactgGCTTAGATGCTAGACTAGTGTCGGTGCTCACGTCATacatttcttattctcctcaacCTCGGCAGCCATTAGTTAAGCTTATATATCGTATGAAGAATTCCTTAGACCAATTACGAAAGAGTGTATAGCGCCTATAGCCTGTCACAAACAACCTCGTATGGACCAACACATttactgctgtttgttcttcctgtgTCAAGGAGGTTCAAGCCAAACAAAGGCCCATCAACCATCGAGTAAGATTTCGTCGTTAGTTCTCGTcttgattattttcaaagaccacagagataattagccagcttctcaagagtgtttctcattatcataatttagaaatcttgttaatgtgccACTAAAGCTTTAAAAACACCTTCATAAACACGTGTGACTtcaccttttgaaagtagtagagCCGAGACGCATAAACGAAGACAGGATAGCTTACCATCAGCCTCCGTCACCCGGCATGGCAACACCCAGCACGTGTCAGGCAGTGACTAACGGGCTCCCCACACTCAATCAAACGTTTCAGCTTCTTATCTCAACTCCTTTCAACaagctgcagtggaagttattggctcTTTCCATGGCGTTTTCATGATTCTTATTGTGATAGTTTGCAGACAAGAGTTTATGCGTTGTAGAGGAAGGATAAACGTATACACTTGATATCATACTTGGTTCAGCAACAGAAACATACATCGCACCAGGACACAATAGACACAAAATAAGtagtaaaatatgtcaaaataggagtaaaagaaggaaaaaaaaccgaCTTGCTATTTATACTTTCACCAGACTGTAAAATGTTATAATAGTGC harbors:
- the LOC123509469 gene encoding uncharacterized protein LOC123509469; this encodes MSKTKNRELRKIKFEGQVVQAAQGVIERLLVCVTRCRPIMNTYIGPETVRYCVEATRAFTELSSSVLHELPALNYTTEMIRDFRKRGARMVIDLLQDHFVERVVMHQDPLVGATMLTAVVCLLEQEGVARDEAVGRVLDSILLMLGQTDYLPEYLLNYLEAEQTYNDEVTVYNTLHGALLGDLEDASPTPRC